From the Ruania alkalisoli genome, one window contains:
- a CDS encoding MerR family transcriptional regulator, producing the protein MRIGELAELAGVTSRTVRHYHQIGLLPEPERRINGYREYSVLDATRLLRIRHLVGLGLGLDRIRGLLDLPGSGIEDELAGLEEALRDQIATLTRQLEIVRAARTSPLPEAPANYGELDELARNFLTDAAARRLEADLTLLMSAGDPATHAQVRAHAEAMGTDPRLRNLLSAAIGGLLAVTESTPEAERDRIANELRTLLAAAPMPDLQNARVNDLLEQYRAQAFTEPQLDVLARLDHEL; encoded by the coding sequence ATGCGGATCGGAGAGCTGGCCGAGCTCGCGGGCGTGACCTCACGCACCGTGCGGCACTATCACCAGATCGGGCTGCTGCCGGAGCCGGAGCGGCGGATCAATGGCTACCGCGAGTACTCGGTACTGGACGCAACGCGCCTCCTTCGCATCCGTCACCTCGTCGGACTCGGGCTAGGGCTCGATCGCATCCGCGGGCTCCTCGACCTGCCCGGCAGCGGCATCGAGGACGAGCTCGCCGGTCTGGAGGAGGCGCTGCGCGATCAGATCGCCACGCTCACCCGCCAGCTCGAGATCGTCCGCGCGGCCCGGACGTCGCCGCTACCCGAAGCGCCGGCGAACTACGGGGAGCTGGACGAGCTGGCGCGCAACTTTCTCACCGACGCGGCAGCGAGACGCCTGGAGGCCGACCTCACTCTGTTGATGAGCGCCGGCGATCCAGCCACCCATGCGCAGGTGCGCGCACACGCCGAGGCCATGGGAACCGACCCGCGACTGCGGAACCTCCTGTCCGCAGCGATCGGCGGATTGCTGGCGGTCACCGAGTCCACACCGGAGGCAGAGCGCGATCGGATCGCGAACGAGCTGCGAACTCTGCTCGCCGCCGCACCGATGCCTGACCTGCAGAACGCCCGGGTCAACGACCTGCTCGAGCAGTACCGGGCGCAGGCGTTCACCGAGCCACAGCTCGACGTCCTCGCGCGCCTCGACCACGAGCTTTAA